From Mucilaginibacter gotjawali:
CTATCAAATTACTCCCCTTAAAAAACCGGTATTACCTGCCTGTTTTGCTTATTTGCGCACATGAATTAATGACCTCTACGGCCAACGTCGAGATTAACCCATTAATCGGGGCTTTAATCATTCTGAGTTTTGTATTTATACGGGATAAAAAGGATTTTTGGGCAGCACTGATGATCTGCCTCGGCATATTCATCAAACTTTACGGCATAGTTGGGCTGGCTTTCTTCTTCTTTTCGGACAACAAACTCAAATTTATATTGAGCATGATATTTTGGTCGGTTGTTTTGTTTTTATTACCCATGCTGATATCATCGCCTGCTTATATTATTAAAACTTACCATGACTGGTACGGCGACCTGGTTAAAAAGAATTTAAGCAATATCGGGCCAAGCCTGCAGGATATTTCGGCGATGGGGCTTATCCGTAATATCTTTAACTACCGGCAACTCTCAAACATTACTGTTATCGTGCCCGGCATTATCCTTTTTGGTGCCTGGTATGCCCGGATAAAATATTACAGGGTTATTCCCTACCAGTTGTTGTTACTGGCTTCTACACTTATTTTTGTGATCATCTTTAGCAGTTCGTCCGAATCGCCCACCTATATCATTGCCTTTGCAGGTGTTGCCATATGGTTTATGAACCTTGACCGGCCGGTTAACCGGCTTGAGCTGTTTTTATTTATTTTCGCGCTGTTATTAACAAGCCTTTCGCCGTCAGACCTGTTTCCCCGTTACATCCGGGTAAATTATGTGACCCCCTATAAACTCAAGGCGCTGCCATGCGTATTGATCTGGCTCAAGATCATTTACGAAACCATTTTCCGTAAATTCGATACGAAAACTGAAGGTAAACAAGCACCAGCGCTTTAAAATACTTTTGCTGTAAAAACGCTTAAATAACCGATACCACGATAGCCGAATTATAACACTAAAGGATAGGCGTGATGTTTTAATAAGGATTTCCATTTATTATCTGTTTATTTCAGGCAAATAAACAGCGTAAAGGCCACGTCAAACCATAGCCTGTGCGTATTTGAACAGGTTGCTACAAAACGACGTGGACGGGTAAAAACAAAAAAGCTATTTATGTTAGTCATAAATAGCCTTCTGTATTGCAGTAAATC
This genomic window contains:
- a CDS encoding glycosyltransferase family 87 protein, encoding MSKLAKLVYNRPFVLTLYFGLSLFAVVKSVIVHHIHNNYFVYKYGFINTIHLHTVFGPQPEHYNDLYHYGPVFALLMAPFALLPDSFGVILWVMFNAWALYIAIKLLPLKNRYYLPVLLICAHELMTSTANVEINPLIGALIILSFVFIRDKKDFWAALMICLGIFIKLYGIVGLAFFFFSDNKLKFILSMIFWSVVLFLLPMLISSPAYIIKTYHDWYGDLVKKNLSNIGPSLQDISAMGLIRNIFNYRQLSNITVIVPGIILFGAWYARIKYYRVIPYQLLLLASTLIFVIIFSSSSESPTYIIAFAGVAIWFMNLDRPVNRLELFLFIFALLLTSLSPSDLFPRYIRVNYVTPYKLKALPCVLIWLKIIYETIFRKFDTKTEGKQAPAL